In a single window of the Sphingobacteriaceae bacterium genome:
- a CDS encoding dipicolinate synthase subunit B, giving the protein MGALAGKRVGFAICASHHHLDQAMDWVAQVVEQGAHVYPIVSRSVLTTATRFGDGEKWAGALRRITGREPWTTIPDVEPIGPQKLCDVVLVAPCTGGTLARLANAITDSAVTMAVKAQLRNGRPVVLGITSNDILGLNARNLAVLLAARNVYFIPFGQDDPHGKPTSITARWDLMIPTLAAALAGRQLQPILQGPL; this is encoded by the coding sequence ATCCCATCATCATCTGGATCAGGCCATGGACTGGGTCGCCCAGGTGGTGGAGCAGGGGGCCCACGTCTATCCCATCGTCTCCCGATCGGTGCTCACCACCGCCACCCGGTTCGGCGACGGGGAGAAGTGGGCGGGGGCCCTGCGGCGCATTACGGGGCGGGAGCCGTGGACCACCATTCCCGACGTGGAACCCATCGGCCCCCAGAAGCTGTGCGATGTGGTGCTGGTGGCCCCCTGCACCGGCGGCACCTTGGCCCGGCTGGCCAACGCCATCACCGACTCGGCGGTCACCATGGCCGTCAAGGCCCAGCTGCGCAACGGCAGGCCGGTGGTACTGGGCATCACCAGCAACGACATCCTGGGCCTCAACGCCCGCAACCTGGCGGTCCTGCTGGCGGCAAGGAACGTCTACTTCATCCCCTTCGGCCAGGACGATCCCCACGGCAAGCCCACCAGCATCACCGCCCGCTGGGACCTGATGATCCCCACTTTGGCTGCAGCCTTGGCGGGAAGGCAGCTACAGCCCATACTGCAAGGACCTTTGTAA
- a CDS encoding aspartate-semialdehyde dehydrogenase, whose product MQGIRVAVVGATGLVGGHLLEILAQSSLPLAEVKPLASKRSVGRVVTFREKPLTVQPAEPQALAGMDVVFMAAGGKVSQELAPAAVQQGAVVIDKSSAFRMDPRVPLVVPEINGSALAGHQGIIASPNCTTSQLVMALAPLHQAAGLRRVIVSTYQSVSGSGIEAMHTLHNQTNRRLAADEEGEGDDDLDLGPYPVPIAFNVIPQCDDFADGGYTKEEWKIMAETRKILGLPHLAITATAVRVPVMVGHSEAVLVELERPLSEEDARRALEAMPGVVVMDRREPGGYPTALTAAGRDEVFVGRIRRDPSVPNGLWLWIVSDNLRKGAATNAVQIAEALFARGMLRAG is encoded by the coding sequence ATGCAGGGCATCCGTGTGGCTGTAGTCGGTGCAACGGGCTTGGTAGGCGGCCACCTGCTGGAAATCCTGGCCCAATCCAGTCTGCCGTTGGCGGAGGTGAAGCCCCTGGCCAGCAAGCGTTCGGTGGGCCGGGTCGTCACCTTCCGGGAAAAGCCTTTGACGGTGCAGCCGGCGGAACCCCAAGCCCTGGCGGGCATGGACGTGGTGTTCATGGCCGCCGGCGGCAAGGTGTCCCAGGAACTGGCCCCGGCGGCCGTCCAGCAGGGCGCCGTGGTCATCGACAAGAGCAGCGCCTTCCGCATGGACCCCCGGGTGCCCCTGGTGGTGCCCGAGATCAACGGCAGCGCCTTGGCCGGTCATCAGGGGATCATCGCCAGCCCCAACTGCACCACCAGCCAGCTGGTCATGGCGCTGGCCCCCCTGCACCAGGCCGCCGGCCTGCGTCGGGTCATCGTCTCTACCTACCAGTCGGTGTCCGGTTCGGGCATCGAAGCTATGCATACCCTCCACAATCAGACCAACCGGCGCCTGGCCGCCGACGAGGAGGGGGAGGGGGACGACGACCTGGATCTGGGCCCTTACCCGGTGCCCATCGCCTTCAACGTCATCCCCCAGTGCGATGACTTTGCCGACGGCGGCTACACCAAGGAAGAATGGAAGATCATGGCTGAAACCCGCAAGATCCTGGGCCTGCCTCACCTGGCTATCACCGCCACCGCCGTCCGGGTGCCGGTGATGGTGGGCCATTCCGAGGCGGTGCTGGTGGAACTGGAGCGGCCCTTGAGCGAGGAGGACGCCCGCCGGGCCCTGGAGGCCATGCCCGGCGTGGTGGTCATGGACCGGCGGGAGCCGGGCGGCTACCCCACCGCCTTGACGGCCGCCGGCCGGGACGAGGTGTTCGTCGGCCGCATCCGCCGCGACCCCAGCGTACCCAACGGCCTTTGGCTGTGGATCGTCAGCGACAACCTGCGCAAGGGCGCGGCCACCAATGCCGTCCAAATCGCCGAGGCCCTCTTCGCCCGGGGAATGCTGCGGGCCGGCTAA